Proteins from a genomic interval of Oncorhynchus clarkii lewisi isolate Uvic-CL-2024 chromosome 15, UVic_Ocla_1.0, whole genome shotgun sequence:
- the LOC139367106 gene encoding amyloid beta A4 precursor protein-binding family B member 1-interacting protein gives MDDIDAMFSDLLGEMDLLTQSLGVETLPPEPPSSSSKENNFSMGFADMNVESLNELEENDLDALMADLMADLNDTEEKLAAELGGQKEAEAPHPDLPPASHGLSFYPESSLSTPTSPERGPNTFSAPLTDSPAPILSPPTLPQHAKLSMEEIEAQMKADKIKLALEKLKEAKVKKLVVKVVMHDGSSKTLMVDERQTVRDVLDNLFEKTHCDCNVDWSLSETNPELQLERGFEDHENLVDPLSAWTRDSENKVLFQERPDKYEVFKNPQNFYLWKKDKKTIKDMKDRDKELLVEENFCGTSIIVPDLEGVLYLREDGKKSWKQRLFLLRASGIYYVPKGKSKTSRDLVCFVQFDNVNVYYGKEFKNKYKAPTDFCFVLKHPQIQKESQYIKYLCCDDAWTMNLWVTGIRIAKYGKSLYENYKTSMKKAAITTAWTNRTAGTTSIPSTPSPTTKAKASGQANGHAPQPPAEPVAKVGNAPPPPPPMLPTQILPPPPPDPVLPPPPPPQATKKSPPATSVPRQLPSLPTSFPPLPTSMANLPPPPPSLSQDDSSESPPDFLPPPPPTLGFGPGAGSLPPPPPVSFLPPPPPDPGFPLPPPPPDPAFCPVTNRDSLPAPPPRQSNIGAGAPPPPPPPPSASAGLQSTPSVRRTGPPPPKRTTPPLAAPGGGDFMSELAKAMAKKRGNQ, from the exons ATGGACGACATAGACGCTATGTTTAGTGACTTGTTGGGGGAGATGGATCTCCTCACACAG AGTCTTGGGGTTGAAACGCTGCCCCCAGAGCCACCTTCTAGCTCAAGCAAAGAAAATAACTTCTCCATGGGCTTTGCTGATATGAACG TTGAATCCCTGAATGAATTGGAGGAAAATGACTTGGACGCACTAATGGCTGATTTGATGGCCGACCTCAATGATACAGAGGAGAAGCTGGCGGCGGAGCTAGGAGGGCAGAAAGAGGCTGAAGCGCCGCACCCGGACCTACCTCCCGCTTCGCATGGGCTCAGCTTCTACCCAGAGTCCTCACTCTCCACCCCCACCTCACCTGAGAGAGGCCCCAACACCTTTAGCGCCCCACTAACTGACTCCCCCGCACCCATTCTCTCGCCACCTACACTTCCACAGCATGCTAAGCTCTCCATG GAAGAAATAGAGGCACAGATGAAAGCAGACAAAATCAAACTGGCATTGGAGAAGCTGAAAGAGGCCAAAGTCAAAAAG CTGGTGGTGAAAGTGGTGATGCATGACGGTAGCTCCAAGACACTGATGGTggatgagagacagacagtgagggatGTTCTAGACAACCTGTTTGAGAAGACCCACTGTGACTGCAACGTGGACTGGAGCCTGTCAGAGACCAACCCCGAGCTGCAGCTTG AAAGGGGGTTTGAAGATCACGAGAACCTAGTAGACCCACTGTCTGCATGGACAAGGGACAGTGAAAACAAAGTTCTCTTCCAAGAGAGACCAGACAAATACGAAGTCTTCAAAAACCCTCAG AACTTTTATCTGTGGAAGAAGGACAAGAAAACTATCAAAGACATGAAAGACAGAGACAAGGAGTTACTCGTGGAG GAGAACTTCTGTGGGACCTCCATCATCGTGCCTGACTTAGAGGGGGTGCTCTATCTCAGGGAGGATGGCAAGAAGTCGTGGAAACAGCGCCTCTTCCTGCTGCGGGCCTCTGGAATTTATTATGTGCCCAAAGGGAAGAGCAAG ACATCTCGTGACCTGGTGTGTTTCGTCCAGTTCGACAATGTAAATGTGTACTATGGCAAAGAGTTCAAAAACAAATACAAGGCCCCAACAGATTTCTGTTTTGTTCTGAAG CACCCCCAGATCCAGAAAGAGTCTCAGTATATTAAGTATCTGTGCTGTGATGACGCCTGGACCATGAATCTCTGGGTGACGGGGATACGCATCGCAAAG TATGGGAAGTCTCTGTACGAAAACTACAAAACTTCGATGAAGAAGGCTGCAATCACCACTGCATGGACCAACCGTACTGCCGGTACAACGTCCATTCCGTCAACACCTTCCCCTACCACGAAAG CCAAAGCTTCTGGTCAGGCCAATGGACATGCTCCACAGCCCCCTGCAGAACCCGTGGCCAAGGTTGGCAATGCACCGCCTCCACCACCACCCATGTTACCTACACAGATCCTACCCCCGCCACCCCCTGACCCAGTGCTGCCCCCACCACCACCGCCCCAGGCTACCAAGAAAAGCCCACCAGCAACCTCTGTCCCACGACAACTGCCCAGCCTGCCCACCAGCTTCCCTCCATTACCGACATCCATGGccaacctccctccaccacctccatctctctcccaggaCGACAGCTCTGAGTCACCTCCAGacttcctccctcccccacctccaACTCTTGGATTCGGTCCAGGTGCCGGCTCGTtaccccctccacctccagtcagcttcctaccaccaccaccaccggaCCCAGGTTTTcccctaccacctccaccacctgaTCCTGCCTTCTGCCCTGTGACCAACAGGGATTCCTTACCAGCACCTCCGCCTCGCCAGTCCAATATAGGGGCTGGAGCACCCccgcctccacctcctcccccatctGCCTCGGCAGGGTTACAATCGACCCCGTCGGTGAGGAGAACAGGCCCCCCTCCACCCAAGAGGACTACACCACCGCTAGCAGCGCCCGGGGGCGGGGACTTCATGTCAGAACTAGCCAAGGCTATGGCTAAGAAACGTGGCAATCAGTAA